A genomic window from Scatophagus argus isolate fScaArg1 chromosome 17, fScaArg1.pri, whole genome shotgun sequence includes:
- the med10 gene encoding mediator of RNA polymerase II transcription subunit 10: MAEKFDNLEEHLEKFIENIRQLGIIVSDFQPSSQAVLNQKLNFMISGLQDIEKCRQQLHEINVPLEVFEYIDQGRNPQLYTKECLERALARNEQVKGKIDTMTKFKSLLISELSKVFPEEMSKYKAIHGEDAPS; this comes from the exons ATGGCTGAAAAATTTGATAATCTGGAGGAGCATCTGGAGAAATTTATCGAAAATATTCGACAACTGGGAATCATCGTCAGCGACTTCCAGCCTAGCAGCCAAGCAGTACTTAACCAAAAACT CAATTTCATGATATCCGGATTACAAGACATCGAGAAGTGCCGGCAGCAGCTCCATGAGATCAACGTACCGCTGGAGGTCTTTGA ATACATTGACCAAGGCCGAAACCCTCAGCTGTACACCAAGGAATGTCTGGAGAGAGCCTTGGCGAGGAACGAGCAGGTCAAGGGGAAGATTGACACTATGACG AAATTCAAGAGCCTTCTAATCTCCGAGCTCAgcaaagtcttcccagaagagatgTCTAAGTATAAGGCTATACACGGAGAGGATGCCCCCTCCTAA